Sequence from the Pedobacter sp. D749 genome:
AAACGCATGGTTGGTCCTTTTTCTTTTATCGACCACATGGGGCCAGCTGCAATGAGCGATCACGAAAACCTCGACGTTCCACCTCACCCACATATCGGCTTATCTACCTTAACTTTCCTGTTTGAGGGCGAGATTACACATAAGGATAGTTTGGGTTCAGATATTGTGATTAAACCCGGACAGGTAAACTGGATGACCTCGGGCAGTGGCATTGTACATTCGGAAAGAACTCCTGAATATCTCCGCCATACCGATAAAATGCTCCATGGCTTACAGATTTGGGTGGCTTTACCTAAAGATTTAGAACAAATGGAACCTGAGTTTTGCCACGTTGAAGGGGCCGACATTCCAAGCTGGACTCAAGATGGCGTTAATTTTAAACTGATTGCAGGAGAAGCTTTTGGTCACAAATCTCCGGTTCCGGTATACAGCCCTCTGTATTTTTTAGAGTTAAAAAGCACTGATCGTCAGAAAGTGAATATTGGCGATTATCTTTTCGGTGAGAGTGCTCTGTATATCTTAGAAGGCGCAATAGAGAGCGATGGGCATATTTTCGAACCCCGCCAGATTTTAATTGCCAACGATGCCAAACTGTGCGAATTTACCATGCACGCAAATACCACAGTTTACATTTTCGGCGGCGAGCCTTTCCCTGAAGAACGTTTTATCTACTGGAACTTTGTTGCCTCGGATAGGGAATTAATTGAAAAAGCCAAAATTAAATGGCTGGAGCAAAGTTTCAAACCCGTTCCTGGTGAAACAGGTTTTGTGCCTTTACCAGATCCTATTAAAAACATTAAACATTAGTTCCGTTTAAACAGGTTCATATTTACCGAAACGGCAACACCTGTGGATGATAATCTAGAGTTTCCATAGCCAATATCCGTTAACGGGATTTTCATAAATGGTTTAGCGCTTATACTTAAATTATTATTTATTTTATGCTGAAACTCCACACCGACATTGGCGATACCTAAATAATGCTGGTTCTGATTTCTTACTTCGAAATCTGCAGGACCTTGGTAAGCGCCATTATAAGAATAGCTGTATTTCTCTTTTAACATTAAATAACTAGATAGGCCTGTACTTACAAAAATAGAATTTCTACGGCCATTAAAAACTTTATAGTTTAAATTTATCGGAATATCAATAACATCGCAATTCGCATGAATATTTGTTGGTTTTATGCCGAATACATAGTCTGTATTGGGATTATACAAGCTAAAATCCGAATCGTAAATTTTCTTTGCATAGGCAGCCCCGGTAGTAACACTTAATTTTTTCGTCAGGATTACAGTCGCTTCTATGCCGAAACCACCACTTAAGCTACTTTGCCCGGATTTTTGCACGCTGGTTAAATCTGGCGCAGCCAGAATGCTCAACACAAACCGTGATTTTTTCTTAAAAATTGGATCTTTAATTCCTGGTATTTTTCCTTTGACAGATTCAATTGTAAGATTTTGTTTTTCAAATTCTACTGGTTTTGTTTCAGCACTTATTTCAGGATTATAAATAACATTGGCTAAATAGTTGATCGCATTACTGCTACCCATTTCTACAGATTTAATCGAAATTTGATTCGTAAACCCTATTTCGGCTCCTTTTTGGGAATTCCTGGCTTTATTTTTATTATTATTTCCTGCCAATAAACTTATTCCCCCATTTTCGTTTGAAGTGGTTTCATCTGCTGGCTTATTAATTAAATTGTCTTTATCATTTAAAAGCTTATCACTTTTTTTGTTTGTTTCTCTTTTTGTTTTAACCAGTGGCTTGTTCTTAGACTGATCAGCTTTCGGTTTAACCAATAAAAACACCAGCAGCAACATTGCGGCTATCCCAGCCACAGCAGTTAACCAAATTAGGGGCACAACCCTCCTTTTTGGTGTTGGATGCAATCTCTCCTCCAGATTATCCCAATCTAAATCATTAAAAGGCAGGTCGGGGTTTTCCAATCCATCCTTAAATAATTTATCAATATCTTTTCCCTCTTTCATTGCATATTTGTGTTTAACCTTACCTGTAAAAGGTTTCTATCTACTTCCGAATTCCTTACCTGGTAAGTTTTCGCATCTGTAGCTTTTAACATTTCCTGTAATTTTTGCCTTGCCTTAAACAGGTTAGATTTTGATGTACCTACCGATATCCCAAGCATTTCGGCAATTTCTTCATGGCTGTAACCATCTATTGCAAAAAGGTTAAAAACGGTACGGTATGCCGGACTGAGCTTTTGAACTAAGGTTAATAAATCATTGTAGGCAAGCTTATCGTATATAGAACTTACCTGCACAATATTTTCATGATCCTCAATATCTACGTGATCAGCAAATTTTAAATTGGCACGATAATAATCAATGGCAGTATTGGTTATTATGCGCCCAAGCCAGGGCAAAAAAGCCTTAGAAGGCTCATACTTGGTTATATTTTTAAAAGCTTTAAAAAATCCATCATTCAATATACCTGCGGCATCTAACCGATCGTTTGTATAACGCAAACAAATGCCCATAGCAAAGCTATAGAAATGTTTGTATAGTGCTTTCTGACTATCTCTTTCATTTCTAATGCAGCCCTGAATGTATTTTTGTATAATTCCTTCACTATCGCGGCTAGCGGTCACAAGTTCTCCTTTCAAAATAAATTACGATGAGGAACAACGAAAGGTTGCTTCAAAAATTACTTTTTTTTAAAATATTTTATATTATTCATTTTGGTCTAAAAATCTCCATTATACAAGCAACCATTTACAACTTGGGGGCGTAATAGCAGCATATCAATTTTTATTAAAGTTAAAACTAAAAACGAAATGTTATGCTAATCTACTTAAAAAGAAACCTATTGGCTGTTGTATGTGTAGCCATGGTATTTATGGCCTGCAAAAAAAATAATTCAGAAGACCCTACACCCGCGGGTAATAACAAAAAAGGTATCCAACTGGCAACAGATGCGAAATTCGGATCCGTAATAACGGATAAAGACGGCAAAACCCTATACTTTTTTGCAAACGATGCTGCAGGTACGCCAACCTGTACTGATGGTTGTGAAACCGCCTGGCCACTTTACTACTCAGCAGATGCCAGTACCGATTTAAACCTGAACAAAGCAGAAGTTGGTGAGGTTACCCGCGCTGACGGCCGTAAACAAAGCACTTACCGTGGTTACCCGCTTTATTATTACGCTGGTGATGCCTCAAAAGGTGAAATTAAAGGTGATGGTGTTGGTGGCATCTGGTTTGTAGCCAAACCCGATTATTCGTTAATGCTGGCTAATGCACAATTGGTTGGAGTAGTTGATGGCAAAAATATCAATTACACCAGTACTTATGCTGTTGGCGACGGAAAAACCATTTACTTAACCGATAGCAAAGGACGTACGTTGTATGCTTTTGCACCAGACAAAAATGGCGTAAATACATACACCAAGAGTGCAACACAAGAAGGTATTTGGCCAGTGTATGAATCTGAAGTGCTTAACGTACCTTCTGCGATAACAAAAACCGATGTTGGTGTAATTACTGTAGCTACAATTAGCAAAAAACAGTTAACCTATAAAGGATGGCCATTGTACTACTGGGCATCAGATGTAAAAAGAGGTGATAACCTGGGCATAGTAATCGGAAGAGGGCCAGGTTTAACTTGGCCTGTATTACAACTAAATGCTACTGTTGCCCCTGCACAATAAAATATTTGAGTTAGGCGGGTTAGGACGGTCGGCTGTGTTTTCGCAGCCGGCCTTTTTTATACAGCTAATAAAGCCTGCTTAATTTTCTCAGCAGCCTCAGCCAATTCTTCGTTCGTTGGTTTTAATTTTTCTTTGCTAAAGTTCATATCGCTTACACTATTCATCGGTATTAAATGGATATGTGCGTGCGGAACTTCTAATCCGATTACCGAAACACCTACCTTTTTACAAGGGAAAGCAATTTTTACACCTTTGGCCACAATCTTCGCGAACATCCATAAACCAACATATAAATCCTCATCCATATCGAAGATATAGTCGGTTTCAATTTTAGGGATCACCAATACATGCCCTGCAGTTAATGGATGAACATCTAAAAAAGCTAAATATTCTACAGTTTCGGCTACAACATGTGCAGGGATTTCGCCTGCGACGATTTTTGAAAAGACAGTCATAAGGTGGAAGGTTAAAAGGTGGAAGGTTTAGGGTTAAGCGTTTGGCGATAGGCGTTTTAATAATCGCTTACCGCCAAACGCTATTCGCTTATCTAGAAATTTCGAGCACTTCAAACTGCATTTTACCTGCGGGTACTTCAATTTCGGCAAACTCGCCTACCGATTTACCCAATAATCCTTGCGCAATCGGCGATTTTACAGAAATTTTCCCGGTTTTTAAATCAGCTTCACTTTCTGCCACCAACTGGTAAGTCATGGTTGCACCGTTTTTAACATTTTTTATTTTTACGATAGACAATGCCAGCACTTTTGATAAATCCAATTTAGACTCATCAATTAAACGTGCATTTGCCAGCGTATTTTTTAATTTTGAAATTTTTGCTTCATGCAAACCTTGCGCTTCTTTAGCAGCATCGTATTCTGCATTCTCCGATAAATCACCTTTATCCCTTGCTTCTGCAATTGCTTTAGATATAAGCTGACGACCGGTGGTTGTTAAATAATGAACTTCCTCTTTTAATTTATCTAACCCTTCTTGGGTGTAGTATGTTACCTCTGTCATTGCTCTATTAATTTTATTCAAACGCTATAAAAAACAAACAAGACTATATAGTTGGTTTGCTACATAGTCTTGCTTCAATTATAACGAAGATAAAATGTGGAAATTACAAAAGCAAATAAATACTCATGATTTTTACGATTTAAGGATTAATGAGATTTAATATACCTTAAAACAGGATGATGGAGAACAGATACGAATCAACACCAACCCTTTAGACTTAACCACTAAACGCAACATTAAATCACAAACTCACTTAAAATCCAATCATTAGTTTTAATTTAGCTTAAATTATTCTTAAAAAATGAAAAAGTTATTTTCTATCGCTCTGCTCCTCAGTCTGGGCGGATATATGGCTTCGGCCCAGGAGCTCTATATGCCCCGGAATATCAAAGCGGCATACGCCAAAGGCACACGCTCAATGAATGGAAAACCCGGTCAAAATTACTGGCAGAACCATGGTAAATACAACATGGATATTAAGGTAGACGCCGAAACCAAAGTAGTTAGCGGTAAAGAAGAAATTTTATACAGCAACAACAGTACCGATACCTTAAAAAACCTGGCCATCCGCTTTGTAAACAACCTGCATAAACCAACTTCGCCAAGAAGTGGCGCTGTAAGTGAAGACTTTTTGAGTACGGGTCTAAATATTATCGCTTTTTCGGTAAATGGCGAAACCTATAAAGTGGATAGCAAAAGCTGGGGAACAGTTGGTAATGTACCGCTAAGGAAACCTTTATTGCCAAAATCGAAAATTACAGTTAAAATAGAGTGGGATTACCCGTTATCAAAAGAAAGTGGCCGTGAAGGGCAGATTGACCCCAACTCGTTTTTTGTAGCTTATAGCTATCCGCGCATATCGGTATACGATGATTATAATGGTTGGGACCGCATTCCACATACTGATAGAGCCGAGTTTTATAACGATTTTAACGATTACGAATTCTCCATCAAAGCCCCTAAAAACTATGTGGTATATGCCACAGGAGATTTCCTGAACCCGGATGAGGTGTTACAACCCGAAATTTCTGCACGTTTAAAAAAATCGTACAATGGCGATGAGGTGATCCACATTGCTACCGAGCAGGAAATGAAGGATGGTAAAGTAACCCAGCAAAAAGACTGGAATACCTGGAAATTTGCGGTTAATCACATTACAGATGTTACTTTTGCCTTAAGTAACCACTATGTTTGGGATGGCGCGAGTGTAATTGTAGATAAAAAAACCAACCGCAGATCGAGCGCTCAGGCAGCATATAATCCAACCACCGGAAAAGACTTTGTTAACTCGGTTAAATACAATTTGAACGCTTTAGACTGGTTCTCAAATAATTGGCCTGGCATCCCCTATCCTTATGTAAAAACGATTGCTT
This genomic interval carries:
- a CDS encoding RNA polymerase sigma factor → MKGELVTASRDSEGIIQKYIQGCIRNERDSQKALYKHFYSFAMGICLRYTNDRLDAAGILNDGFFKAFKNITKYEPSKAFLPWLGRIITNTAIDYYRANLKFADHVDIEDHENIVQVSSIYDKLAYNDLLTLVQKLSPAYRTVFNLFAIDGYSHEEIAEMLGISVGTSKSNLFKARQKLQEMLKATDAKTYQVRNSEVDRNLLQVRLNTNMQ
- a CDS encoding M1 family metallopeptidase: MKKLFSIALLLSLGGYMASAQELYMPRNIKAAYAKGTRSMNGKPGQNYWQNHGKYNMDIKVDAETKVVSGKEEILYSNNSTDTLKNLAIRFVNNLHKPTSPRSGAVSEDFLSTGLNIIAFSVNGETYKVDSKSWGTVGNVPLRKPLLPKSKITVKIEWDYPLSKESGREGQIDPNSFFVAYSYPRISVYDDYNGWDRIPHTDRAEFYNDFNDYEFSIKAPKNYVVYATGDFLNPDEVLQPEISARLKKSYNGDEVIHIATEQEMKDGKVTQQKDWNTWKFAVNHITDVTFALSNHYVWDGASVIVDKKTNRRSSAQAAYNPTTGKDFVNSVKYNLNALDWFSNNWPGIPYPYVKTIAFQGFADMEYPMMVNDSQFGDPIFAQLVQDHEVAHTYFPFYMGINETRYAYMDEGWATTFEYLIGIAEHGKQAADDFYKKFRVDEYINDKSTEEDQPVISMSDQVSGAGYGNNSYGKASLSYLALKDMLGDALFKKALHTYMSNWNGKHPIPWDYFNSMNAGSGQDLNWFFQNWFFTNNYLDLAISKVTSAQGKSTVAVKNVGGFVIPFDVVVTYADGKVNTIHQTPAVWKANQKEVNIIVNTTKKITAISLDNGIFVDATPRDNVWEAK
- the greA gene encoding transcription elongation factor GreA: MTEVTYYTQEGLDKLKEEVHYLTTTGRQLISKAIAEARDKGDLSENAEYDAAKEAQGLHEAKISKLKNTLANARLIDESKLDLSKVLALSIVKIKNVKNGATMTYQLVAESEADLKTGKISVKSPIAQGLLGKSVGEFAEIEVPAGKMQFEVLEISR
- a CDS encoding pirin family protein, encoding MSNIKLIIEERPANIGNFMVGRLLPFREKRMVGPFSFIDHMGPAAMSDHENLDVPPHPHIGLSTLTFLFEGEITHKDSLGSDIVIKPGQVNWMTSGSGIVHSERTPEYLRHTDKMLHGLQIWVALPKDLEQMEPEFCHVEGADIPSWTQDGVNFKLIAGEAFGHKSPVPVYSPLYFLELKSTDRQKVNIGDYLFGESALYILEGAIESDGHIFEPRQILIANDAKLCEFTMHANTTVYIFGGEPFPEERFIYWNFVASDRELIEKAKIKWLEQSFKPVPGETGFVPLPDPIKNIKH
- a CDS encoding HIT family protein, with product MTVFSKIVAGEIPAHVVAETVEYLAFLDVHPLTAGHVLVIPKIETDYIFDMDEDLYVGLWMFAKIVAKGVKIAFPCKKVGVSVIGLEVPHAHIHLIPMNSVSDMNFSKEKLKPTNEELAEAAEKIKQALLAV